A single Papilio machaon chromosome 12, ilPapMach1.1, whole genome shotgun sequence DNA region contains:
- the LOC106716106 gene encoding 39S ribosomal protein L52, mitochondrial, whose translation MYLTNLMTKNLFSICQQSSRAISCTQILNVKEWRVSRGLPVNKNAEGILTDGPDYTFLDGRPTPLLHKQKLRMLKQRDFASRIVELSSELDFAKTRHQKMLEAKEEERNTILNNRLKPKGKALLNKK comes from the exons atgtatctaacaaatttaatgacaaaaaacCTTTTTAGTATTTGCCAAC AGTCCTCCAGGGCTATTAGTTGTACAcagatattaaatgtaaaggaGTGGCGAGTTTCACGTGGACTGCCTGTCAATAAAAATGCTGAAGGCATTTTAACGGATGGTCCTGATTATACCTTTTTGGATGGAAGACCTACTCCTTTACTG CACAAACAAAAGTTAAGAATGCTCAAGCAACGTGACTTTGCTTCTCGGATTGTGGAGTTGAGCTCAGAACTAGACTTTGCGAAGACAAGACACCAAAAAATGCTGGAAGCTAAAGAAGAAGAAAGGAATACAATCCTAAATAACAGATTAAAGCCAAAGGGAAAagctttgttaaataaaaaatga